The sequence TACGAACCCTGAACAAAATGACGTACGatcattagttatatatattattcgttagttaaatagaaattaaatcTACAGTAGAATAAAGTTGAGTATAACTTATTAATTCTTTACCTACGAACAGAAGATTCACAAAGTTGAAATATGTCCCGATGATGGATAAGATATAAAGTGAGATCGTTGTCTGAATATATTGTAAACCAATTTAGAggaaatataattaatactaataattaatCCAAAAGTATGAATGTATAAAAATGATTCAAGGAATAGCTTACGAGAAAAAAGAGTGGAGGATCTCTTCCACAAGCAATGTCAAGAAGCTTAGAGAGGATTTGGTTGAATCTAACATGGAAGCTTGTTGCTAAATGTCTGAAAGAAGATTCGTCTAGGACCACTTCCGGTATTATTGGCCTTTCCCTGCATTGTATTATTTGATTAGGATTTCTCAAAAAGATTAAATCGAGAATTCGGAAAGATTAATTAATCAAAGATATCATAAACATACCAATTGAGAAAATCAGAAACAGTGGACcagatgaagaaaagaagcaTGGAGGTCATGGAAGCATGACAAACTAAGGTTATGAAATTGTATTCAACTACTTCCATTAAGAACCATAAGAGGCTCACTCCTATCACCAATGTTGCAGCTATTTTCGGCTCTCTCCATAGCAAAATATCTGCAACTGTTAATCACAAATACTAACTGTTTAATTTTCACATACAAACTGAACGGCCAATACAACGTTTTACTGTTTTAGcaaaagggagagagagagagataaatacCTTGACCACCACCAAATATAGAGTGAACTGATCGTTGACGACTAAAGAGCTTGGTTGTTTTATGGTACGTTCTTTCGTCTTCAGAATCCGAAGATCCTGAATATATCGGCATGATTTGATGGAATTTTGCTAAGAAAAAGATGAATGCGGTAAGAAAGAGGGAATGTAATAAAGATGGattatgtaaaattattatgttttgcaCTTGGAGTAGATGTGAAATTGCAACAaatataagaagaaagagaggttCTAGACTTGGTAACAAAGGTAATAACAAACACATACTCAAGAAGCAAAGAATGGGAATGGTTTTGCCCTTCTTCCTTCTCCCATtctatttcttcatcttcatgtcTCTAATTAAACAATTCAAACGCCTCACATTATTTTATCATCTATTCTTGGCTTCTTCTTGCATATGTCATTATAgtaactttcttctttttattcccATGTTATTTTTGGTGTGTAATTTTTCTGGTatttatttgaagaaaaaaaaaacactttacaaaaatagatgaaattttaaaaaatatttcacatttgtcttttactaaaaaatttacttaaataaaGTAAAGTAGCCCTGGACATTTGGGTttccgaacccgatcgggttcgggttttcggattttcgggtttaggtatatagaacccgttcgggttATTTGTACTTTTGGGTTGGGTTCAGGTATTACCAGTACGAGTTCGGGTTATTCGGGTATACCTGAACTCAAAAAAATAATgaacataaaaaattattttattttttattattttataaattttagaacatatatatataaatatttaacgtttCATATTACGACACATTACgacaaagaaactaaaatgGCAAAATGGTTTATAGATTTTTGGTGGACGAAGAAATCAAGGTACTGGGTTCAATTGTCCgcatttttatagatttttggtGGACgaagaaatttaattaaaaaataaattgataattaaaatataagaatttcAAAAGTGAGACtatttaaaccctaaattagtTCTAAAGGCCTAAAAAAGCAAAATGTTTTCGATAgtatcgtcttcttcttcactcgtCAATTCAAGTTCAACCCTTAAATTCCAAAATTCGCGGAGATCTCCGATCCCTGTTATGTCGGCGGCGTATGGATTCAAAACCCTGATGGAGAATTTCACGGTAAGGGTGCGTGAAGCAGAGAATCGAGAGCTGAACGTGCCTCTGATCTCACCTTTCACGATCGCTTCCTCACGGCTTGATTCGGTCAGTAACGTTGCGATTCGTGTCGAGCTTGGAGATGGGTGTGTCGGCTGGGGAGAAGCTCCGATTTTGCCGTCGGTAACGGCGGAGGATCAGATAACGGCGTTGGTAAAAGCGCGGGAAGCTTGTGAGTTCATGAGGGAGTTACCGGAGATGAGACTTGGTGGTGTTCTTCATGAGATCGGGAGATTACTCCCTGGTCATCAATTCGCCTCTGTAAGCTCAGTTACACATTAATTGTGATTTAAGCATTCCTAAAAAAGCTTGAATTTTTAAGTTCAAGTTTGGGAATTTTGGGTTTACTACATTTGGCTTTGATCTTGCTCACAAGGAAgaataaaataagtaaagttCTGAAATGGGGTTTAGGTAAGAGGTGGGATGGAGATGGCTATGATTGATGCAGCAGCTAAGAGTGTAGGAGTGCCATTGTGGAAACTATTTGGTGGAGCTTCAAGTACTATTACCACCGACATTACAGTTCGGTTCTTACCTTAGCTCATTTGCTGGTAcaattctctgttttattttctgtGTGACTCGTAAAGTTTATACTTACTGAGAGCTGCTCCAAAAGTAAAATAACAATTGAGTCTTACTTAGATTATATGTGTTAACTCTGCACTTATAGGTTTTGAGTTGTTTGTagaatgttaatttttttttgaaaactactCAAGTATTgaatgtttgtgtgtgttttcataGATGTGGGTCTTAATGATGTTTGTGTTGGTTTATGCTCAGATTCCGATAGTTACTCCGGCGGAAGCTTCGATTTTGGCTCTTAAGTATAGGAAACAAGGTTTTGAAACCTTGAAGCTCAAGGTGGGGAAGAATCTTAAGGCTGACATAGAAGTTCTCCAGGCTATACGTGCAGTCCACCCTACTTGTTCCTTCATTCTAGATGCCAATGAGGGTTATCAAACAGAGGAAGCTGTTGAAGTTCTCCAGAAGCTTCATGGTAAAAAGGTTTTATGAATCATTTGTGGATCTTCTCTTTTAGGTCTTGAACGCTAGAGGTTTTTATAAGGATATTGTTAGCGGACCTTTCTCGAACAAAACCTAAagtattgtgattttttttgccCAGAAATGAAGGTTACACCGGTTCTCTTTGAACAACCCGTCCACAGAGACAATTGGGAAGGTCTCAGTCACGTGACTCGAACTGCAAAGAACAGATTTGGAGTCTCTGTTGCAGCAGATGAGAGTTGCAGAGACTTGACTGATCTCAAGAAAATCATAGAAGGTGGTATCGTAGATGTTGTTAACATCAAACTCGCCAAAACCGGAATCCTCGAGGCCCTCGAGGTAATTGAATTGGCTAGATCATCTGGAATTGAGCTTATGATAGGGGGAATGGTTGAGACCAGACTAGCAATGGGTTTCTCTGGTCACCTTGCTGCAGGCATTGGGAGTTTCAGGTATATTTAATATGTAAACACCACATTTCTTGCTAATGTAACCATCACCATCATAAATCTAGCAAGTTGAGATGTAATTTACAGATTCATCGACTTAGACACTCCACTTCTACTGGCTGATGATCCTGTTCAAGGTGGCTACAGAGGTAATAGTCTCTAGTTTCTTCATCTTGCATAATTACCTGTTAAAGGATGCATGACTTGTAGCTCCTTCTTGCATCTTTCATTGTTCAAACATAAACTAAGTCTAATACTGGTGGTTTTGTTGGCAGCGTCGGGTGCTGTCTACGAGTTTACAGATGAAGGCGGTCACGGAGGATATCTTCAGTGGAATGATCTTGCTTAGTAAATTTCCTTCAGTCTACTTAGGCCCCTTATCTTTATCTTATAGTATGTCGATCTCAAGTTTAATGAtggtttttgggtttgatgCGGCAATTAGACATTGGTCctgaattttgttgtttgtgttagaATGGCTGTATGTAGGAGCATTGTAGCTTTTGTAATCTACAAGCTTTGTAACTTTTTTGCCCCCAAGAGTACCAAATATATGTAGGATGATGATTCATCTCATTGAGTTGTGTCTGAAACACatacatatacacacaaaaCGAATTCACAGAGCTTGTAAATCACAATAAGTTGTTTCTATTTCGATGTGGGCAAAAATGTTTAACCTGCGGCTGTTATAATTTCTTCATTGGTTTTTTCACTAGCagagtgttttttgttttgtcaaaattGGTAGGTGTAGTGGTGGTGAGTGTGACGGGTGCGGCGTGAAAATCTTAATAGATGTAGATTTCTGTTAAAGTTCCAATTAAATAATTGGACtatctattttgttttaataattataatttatatcaaaattgtCAATAGCCACAGGTTTATTattatacaataattttgtttaaaattatactaGATTTTGACTCGCACGTATGTGCGGAATTGATTTCAAGAATTAAAGTTATTTATCAGGTctacaatatattatgtatgtgtgaaattatgtttgtaaacatatttttaacaaatattattaacatttataatCTAAACTCGTACCAGTACAATATTCTATTTGTTTTATGCAAAAAGTAGGATCAGGTCAGTTTTGTTATTGGCAGAAACaactacattaaaaaataagcgaaaattatgtttatttctGGACAGAAAAACTCGTCACGTCCCATACATGTTATGTTTTTTCTATCTTATAATTGTGGTTTTGGATCAAAATTGATTTCACCATAACATTTGGATCGACACGATGATGGATCCAAATCAAATGTGAATCGAAGTGATCGGTTATAAAGATTAACCAAATTGGATTACCTAAATTGTCTAGTTGGGAAAACCCACATTGATAGGCCTACCTCGTAACGATTTTGCTATTTTTACTCGTAAAAAACCGGTTCTCCAAAAACCACATGAGCAATATCTGCATTTGTCTTGCTGAATTTGCAAAACCCGTGGGTAACAGACGTTTCAAAAAACAATTCTAATCTATAAAtatgtcttttttatttattatccaaatattaattaaaaataacttCAAGTTAATTGTCCAAACTGGATGGAAGTTGTATACAAACGTAATTTCTGACACTAATGatctataaaatatgtttaaagaGATCGGGTAagattattttctgttttgatagTCTCAAACTCtgtaatttttaaacataccCAATTTTTGAAACAATTGTCCTAAAATAGGTATTTATCCCTTCCAAAGTTGTACTTACTCAAAttacattttgaaaattaaatatagctatatatatatataatattttcagcATATTACGTACCCAAAATTTTATAGATTAATGTGGAAAAAGAATCGAAACTCGTTTAAGTTTCACTTTTTTCACAAGAAAATTCCTGAAGTCTTGTTTGGGAGAAACccaaacataatttatatatcatattgtaGTTTGACTTATTTATTCTTATTGAAAATAGCATATTTCATAGTATATCtaactatatatcatatgatatcCTTTATTCATTGGTATTTATTCATGAAATTTATCCTTATGCATTATCACAGTTACAGTAATTATGGCTGTTCAAATCTAATTAGGGAGATTATATGAAATCGCATTATATGGTTCACGAAGATTAGgggattctttctttttagttgGTATGATAAGTTCTACTTATGTGGTagaattaaatttgatttccttatattatttgaatttaCAATTATCTTTCAAAATTTGCTTTAAGATTATTTGTTCCTATCAGTTTCTATAGGCAATTCTAGccatatgttttcttttgtctgaTCGCCACAATTTAAATAGCttacaaattaaatgaaaagaaacaaaaatgtgaatttacaattcaaatttttttaataaaatatattattaacattttgattttttataccacacatatatatatacctacgGTATATGTGGGGATggataaacaaatctaatatataattagatgttttcctctatatataaaatctaaacacaaTCAATTAGTGTAATTGTTTAGAATCAATAACTTCTTCATGTTTCTCTTTCACATCATATGTAGTAacaacatttgttctttttaccgcctgcaaacatatataagtactagattaagacccgtgctcaacacgggttgaaatttattttatttatattgtaattttatataaaatataatttatgtgattgtttttaaaagtttttttgggataaaacattatgtaataaaatcatatgctaaatatgatgtctttaaaaaagacacttattttgtaaattttatattgttaatgattctagataagtacatGTGCTATAAcaatggttaaattttattttatacaaaattttgaatattttatattttaaaataaaattttaatatgttgtattagtttatatatgtgaagttatttcaacaatgtgtATTCTACATCATgtcttgaatgtcattataaaacataattttgtaaatttggttttttaaaagcgagttattatattatgagtaatttaatatattgttatatatttttttaatatacttggtttcttggaattctttcatattatagtgacatattattgacattgctataacaaatcaatttagagtgtttatagtttctaacttttatatcaagtttcaacattttaaaaatatttcaaaataaattatttaatgtttattatataatataaaattataaaattcaacaaaaaaaatatgaaattgaatttaaatatttaagttttgacccgttactcagtaattttttttaattcaatagatattatttttaaagaataatattactaaagcttgaatattttatagattgaacaatttatatttgtttttaaaaattcaacttatggtatatccggaaataaaattattttttaattataataaataatatgataatttatttgttatacaaaatagactcatatataaaaatgagaggtgaagtataatgatagttaaaaaattaatatgttaatttagatatcaaaagattttctttgatgaataatttaataaaagaaattaatatggtaagttagatgatataaaataattttttagaatattctctttaagatttttggaaacaacatgCTCTAGTAATAACATCttctgaaaataaattaagctTGCACCTaatatttaacttgtaaccaattaatatataacctatttgtaaccaacttattaaaattatttagtctacaaaacaatgttatgtACTTTCGTTTTATAAAGGAGATTATTAAATCATGTGTggctaaaaaatattaaattcattcATATATTGGTACCTTCATGTATCTATTGTCTTGTTATTCCACCAACCTTTATGTTCTTGACCTATATTTAGAAAGTTTAGATAAccattataatattttgtgaaaattagCATCTATTATACTCTCTAAATAATAAAGTTTAAACTTCTGACCTTGTATTAGCTGGAGGCAACTCCTTATGGTTCTCCACCGATGTGAACTTCAAGCCCTACATAAAAAACACATCGTCGCTATTAGTCAAAAGAACAAAcaattatatactaaaagagagattaaactgaaaaaaaaaaagatttaacaaagaaaacaaaataaagaacatcCTGTTTTACTTTTTCGATTTGATATTTTGTAGTAAATCAAAGTTCTCTTTCGTTTGAGAGTAAGTTTGTGTTTTGGAgtaaaagagatttgagagtttttttgaattgaagATGATTACTgcaatatttatacaaaaaaaacaaaagttggcCGATTCAtagatattttttagttttgataagAATAAATCTTTATACAATCTTGCTATTACTTAATATTTGGTTTCACTGATGGAATATTTTCCTAAGATTATGAGTATTATCTAaatcatattattaatataaatatgaaagtTTGTTTGAAAAACACAGGTTGTCTAATAATTTGGTAATATTACCTTGTTATTAGGTTGCAAGTTATACGGATTTGGAAACAATACATGAATTTCGCATCTCATAAATGTTGCAATTTGAATTATCGATGATATGAAGAAtatgtttagtattttgatCTTGTAGTTATAGtagatattaaatatatgagaTTTTGAATATATGATCTATATTATTTTCGACTAAAAAAGATGTTGAACCCGTTTGGATTATTTCCTCATTCGAATATATTTGCGTACTCAAGATTTGAAGACCAAtgatttgaaattaattatttagatattaGGTAAGgtagtttgcaatttttaggGATGCtgattttattatgtttttccTAATCTAATAAATCTTTCTGCTTTTTATGGTAGGATTTAATTGCACACGATTTTTATGTGTTAgtatcatttaatttttgttcaGCTATTATAACTAAGGACTATCAATCTGTTTGGCTCCAATTAATATCAATCTGTTTCGCTTCAAGAATTACATATCTTTATTCTAATTTGAgtggcatttcattgtaataatctctaaccctatgtctttttattaaaaaaatttctcttttaatagtatagatttggaaaattatttttaaaaaagtcagcAATCTACAAAATAATTGTTTCTAACAAATGTGATTctccttctttttattttattttctgcattctttctagtttctacaaACCAACAACTaaaaaccacaattttttttcttctaaaagtcAACGGAAAAAATAACACTACTACATTTCTGCCTAATTATATACTTTACTCCTTATGTGtgtattaatgtatatattacaTGACATATTTCATACGCTAGAActataaaaacatttatataaatatatattttacctcTAAGGAGAGCAATAATAACAAACGGAAATTACTCACTAGGCGTGAGGATCTTAAAGCTATCACGATCGATGTTTTGGACCCACCGTCCCAGCTTCTTACTCGATCAATACTATTTTTTTAGCCTTGTTTCTCTGTGGTGATCTTTTCATACTTCAAACCTCAAAGTCGAAGACACATGTTTGTATGagcttcaacaacaacaaccaaccaacGTGTGAACATATTTTATGTGAGCTACACACCAAACATTGCATGTTCTCCATTTAGTTTTATGTTTCCGCAAGTGGTCTTAATTGGGTTATGATAAATGAATCTAATACCTCTActctctatataatatatatctagtTACATATTACTTACAtgcataatttctttttattgccATTCTTATATATTACTAGTACCAAAcaaatgtaaatataaaatttataaattcatttCATATTGTTCGTTTGTATTTTACattatagtattatttcatCCAAAGACAAATCTAATCGcaccacacacaaaaataaacatgGGTTGAGTTGTTGTACTCCAATAGTTTTGCAATTTTTTCGTGAACAATCGTTTTACATGGATGGGAATATGAGATGTACTCTTCTTGGTCGTTTAGCTATTTATCTTCTGTTTGTAGCTTTTATGAATTGTTATGAATGCCATTTTGCAAAATCTTGTTACCACAGGAAATACAATAGCTAATCTTCCATATAAATGTTACACCAAAAAGAATATGATCTGTTCATTAAAATTACTATAACtgtgccaaaagaaaaaaaaaaaaaaagaatgttcaaTGAGTGATTGTGGCAATGATTATTCACACGTATCCCCAAACGCACGCTTCATCTCAAAAtcatcattttgtatataaaattacTAGTAATTGATTGTtatgttgttttacttttaattaggTTTAGACATTTCCATACCATATGCATATTTCTCCATCATCAGGACGTTAAAAGGAGACGGCAATAAATATTGGGACGACACAAGTACCATCACCGAAAAGTCCTCTTCGCCTCCTAAGTCATCCACTTCGACCctaccttctttttttcttttgttaaattccTTTTTCTATAAAcccatattataaaaaaaaaatattcattatattGATGAATATATCTTACTTGTTGTGCGCTTTTTTagtgaaaatattcaaaatattcaaTCTTATCAATTAGTTACTTTTTGGTCCACAAATAGAGAGAagtttatttatagttttctaaatatttaatCTCAATTTGTGGTGCTACTTccactaaaagaaaaaaaaaggagggagCAAAAAGTAAGCACCAATACAATgaataaaagactaaaaacgTTGACGAgaaaaaaatcactaaaaacaaatgaatatagTTAAGAAATCAGTAACCTCATTATTCGAATTCTTTCCCCCATTTACCTattaatgtcttttttttttttggacaaacaatCACTAGGGTTCTTGTccacaatatttatattttttcattttatttcgtTTATTTCTACGCAATGTTTAAATTAGTCTGGTCACGTGGGTAGAAATAACATAGTCTACGATGAGAAACCCCGCATTGATACTCTTTAGATATTCCACCAGCCTATTGGATNCATAGTCTACGATGAGAAACCCCGCATTGATACTCTTAGATATTCCATACACGTATAATAATAGGCCGCACTATAAGCAAGTGCATAATAATAGTTTGAAAAATATCTGTAATTGTAATCCATATACGTATGTActtcttaataaaaatatagaaactaCTAAATAAAGtagaataaaataagaaaaagcgTTTCACTTTCCCACTCTAGAAATAGGAAGagattacacacacaaaaaccacaaacacaccaaaacaCNttttattttgtttatttctacgcaatattcaaaatatatattagctCAACAGTGATGATTTACAAATCGTATTCCAGCCCGTTTAAATCTGGATGACATGCATGATAACAACATTTGTAAAAACTATTACTCAAGAAATTAGACCCATTGCAGCATCTACAACACAATAAAATCACCACGAACTGCTCTActatctaattaaaattttaaattaagttgCATCCATAGTCTGGTCTGGTCAGGTGGGTAGAAATAACATAGTCTACGATGAGAAACCCCGCATTGATACTCTTAGATATTCCATACACGTATAATAATAGGCCGCACTATAAGCAAGTGCATAATAATAGTTTGAAAAATATCTGTAATTGTAATCCATATACGTATGTActtcttaataaaaatatagaaactaCTAAATAAAGtagaataaaataagaaaaagcgTTTCACTTTCCCACTCTATAAATAGGAAGagattacacacacaaaaaccacAAACACACTAAAACAAACTTCTATCAActcaaaatacaaacaaaagaaagaaaaatggtgatgatgaaggcCACATGGGTTTCCGTTTTTGCCCTCGCGGCGGTCCTCTTAGTGGTCCTACTTCCCGCGGCTGAATCCGTGACATGCTCGCCAATGCAACTAAGCCCATGTGCAGCGGCGATAACGTCGTCTTCTCCACCATCGGCGTTGTGCTGTGCTAGGCTCAAAGAGCAGAAGCCATGCCTATGTGGTTACATGAGAAACCCTAGCCTCCGTCGCTTCGTAAGCACTCCCAACGCTCGTAAAGTCTCTAACCATTGCAGACTCGCCATCCCAAGGTGTTGAATAATCAAAGAACCGTTTGATGTTTATGGTCATTCAGAATGACTCATTCTATATATGCTATgagttttacttttgttgtgtgtgtgtttaaggATGTTATTAAGTATTGTAGTAGAGTTAAGTAAGTTGTACGCTTCGCGAATAACAATGTGTGGTGATGCTTTGTACgcatcttatttttaatttttgcttaTCTTATTCTGGTTGTTGTTGATATAGGTTGGCGTAATAATTagataatatatttcataaacacAAAAGAATCAATTATGGGTACATGAAAATCACTGTACAAAAGAACACACCAACCAGTCTGGTCTGAGACACAAACTCCAActagttagtagttagtactcaTAAGAGAAAATCTACGATTTCGACTGGTTTCGCTGCACTTGCATCCTTGTCAGATCGTCGTCGTGATCTATGCTTACTACTtttctctccatttttctttttcgtcttcttctctcttttctcgaGCTCTGTTCTTTGATCCCTGAATCAAGACTTCTCTCGTGGttgtctttttctct comes from Camelina sativa cultivar DH55 chromosome 19, Cs, whole genome shotgun sequence and encodes:
- the LOC104765685 gene encoding reticulon-like protein B9, which encodes MPIYSGSSDSEDERTYHKTTKLFSRQRSVHSIFGGGQVADILLWREPKIAATLVIGVSLLWFLMEVVEYNFITLVCHASMTSMLLFFIWSTVSDFLNWERPIIPEVVLDESSFRHLATSFHVRFNQILSKLLDIACGRDPPLFFLTTISLYILSIIGTYFNFVNLLFVGFVTMQTMPVMYEMYEDAVDRVAGKLMRKMRRLYRKVDSNVLSKIPRGTVKNKKLT
- the LOC104765686 gene encoding L-Ala-D/L-amino acid epimerase-like, whose amino-acid sequence is MFSIVSSSSSLVNSSSTLKFQNSRRSPIPVMSAAYGFKTLMENFTVRVREAENRELNVPLISPFTIASSRLDSVSNVAIRVELGDGCVGWGEAPILPSVTAEDQITALVKAREACEFMRELPEMRLGGVLHEIGRLLPGHQFASVRGGMEMAMIDAAAKSVGVPLWKLFGGASSTITTDITIPIVTPAEASILALKYRKQGFETLKLKVGKNLKADIEVLQAIRAVHPTCSFILDANEGYQTEEAVEVLQKLHEMKVTPVLFEQPVHRDNWEGLSHVTRTAKNRFGVSVAADESCRDLTDLKKIIEGGIVDVVNIKLAKTGILEALEVIELARSSGIELMIGGMVETRLAMGFSGHLAAGIGSFRFIDLDTPLLLADDPVQGGYRASGAVYEFTDEGGHGGYLQWNDLA
- the LOC109130724 gene encoding non-specific lipid-transfer protein 2-like encodes the protein MVMMKATWVSVFALAAVLLVVLLPAAESVTCSPMQLSPCAAAITSSSPPSALCCARLKEQKPCLCGYMRNPSLRRFVSTPNARKVSNHCRLAIPRC